The stretch of DNA GTGATTGACTGGGGGTTGGTGTGGAAGGGCGCTTGCCATAGGTTAGGTGATTTCTGGTTGGTTACGTTTGGTTTGTTCGGTACACTCCGAATAAACGAATCAAACAATTTAATGCTTGCGAAATCCACAAGAAAAGTATGACTCAACAAACTTCCCATCAGGTAGAAGAGAAATCAAGTATCTATGAATGAGGACGATCGTACCGTTGCACGCGAGCGTATCATTGAGTCGATGGAGCAGTCGGCCGAGGTTTACGGTCTCAGCCGGAGTGCAGGCCGTATCTATGGCGTTTTATACTTTTCTAAAGAACCACTCTCGATCCCGGATCTCGTGGAAGAAACCGGTTACGCGAAATCGACAATCAGCAACGTCACCCGAACGTTAACGCGGATCGGGCTCATCCACCGTCGTTCCTCTGAAGGGGGTGGACGACGTGTTCAGTATTCGGCTGAGCGCGAGATCTGGTTCATTCTGCAGGACGTGTTCCAACAGTACGTCCAACGGGAGATCCAAACGACGCTCCGAACGATTCAACGTGCGCAAGCACAACTACCCGAGGATAGCGAAACCGAGACTGAACAGATTGAAAAACTACAACAAACCTATGAAGATCTGCAGGAAATCGTCACCCTCGCATCAAGTTTCACTGCCGCAGAACTCCGCGAAGCCCTCGAATCCTACGATCGGTAGTTACCAGTACACAGTGTATACACAGGTATCGTCTCCCTCACGACGACACGTCTTTCCTGTTTCCTCAATAAAGACGAACGCATCAACGGATGCGTACTGCCTGGCAACACCACGGATGAGTCCTCGGTCGAATAAGCAGGGATACGGGTTATAACATATAATTTCGCCGGTTCGGTTATCGGTCTGTTCGAACTCGTAGTAACCGATCTCACCACCCCGATGATTCTGTTGATAGGCGTTATCGATTGACTGCAGCCCCTGAGAAACGGTATCGAAATCATTCGGCCACATGGCGACTTCCGGAAGTTGTTCGCCAAGCCGATCGAGGACGTGCGGCTGGAGTTCTTCAGCGATCGTCTCGAATGCATTCAACCACGTTTGTTGAGGATACCATTCATCGGGTTCGGGGTCGGTAATCCCTTCAGTAGCAAGCGCTTGGATCGCTCGTTCCTGATACGCTTCGGAGAAGCGCCCCATTGCCTCTTCGACGATTGATAATACTGTTTGACCCTTCACCTCTACGCCCTGGTCAAACGCTTCATACGTGGCCATTATACGTACCATCAATTGGATCAGGAAAGTAACTTCGATGTAGGGCTTCCAACAAAACAGCTTGGCATCCCAGTTGCCTGCCCTGCAGAAGGAGTAGCATCACGCGTCAAGGTCAGAGTTCTCCTCTAGGAACGGAAGGGTTCTAGCACCCGTTGAGCGAGACGTTTCCCATTCGATCGAATGAACGCAATCCCTCCAAGCTGTGACTCATCAAGTGCATAGCGAACTGTGTCATCTGGTCCCTCACTGGTCACTTGATAGATGAGGCCTTCATCAGAGGCGATCTCTACTGCTTCTTCGACGCGGGATATTGTGAGATCACAACTCTCAGCCAACTCGTCGATGGTTTTCGGTCCGGTCTTCAGTTCCTCTGTGATGAGGTGAGTATGGTTCAATACTAGCATCACATCGCTGGAACTCATCTCGTCGGCTGTCGAGCCAGTATATTTGCCACGGGTATCGTTGCGTGCATCAGCGAGAAAATAGACACCACCAAGAAACATTAGCACCGGGAACCAAGCTGGGCCACTACTATTAGCGGTAACTGTCAGTTCGTAGGCGAGCCATCCGACACTAGCGAGTGAGACGAACCCTCCGATTCCGAGTTGGATCCAGCGATCAGCAACAGATGGTGTCTCTCGAAGAACTGCTACAGCTTCGAGAACGGCAAGACCGACCGTGGCACCGATCACGACGTCAAGTTCGCGTGTCACTCCATAGATGATTACTAAGAACGCAGCCAACGAGAGGATGTGGCGAACTGTGAGCCGTTCGCCGGCAGTTCGAACAGTATCAGGGACCATACATCACGGATTCTGACGCTCATATTTAATGTATGAGCAGCGACAGAATCGACGGCGAAAGCAAGGTGTCTGGAAACCAAGCAAATATCCCTACCCGGATTCGGCGTGAACTCGGGATCGACGACAGCGATCAGCTCCGTTGGCATCTCGAGGACGACGGAAGCATACGGGTCCAAGTCATCCAACAGCAAACAGGCACGTTCGCCGACTTCGACGGCTACGCTGGTGAGGAATCGACCGATGTAACGAGCGATCACGACGCCTGAGGCATCGACGTCGAGTAAATGCCTCGTTCACTCATCGATACGACAGTCCTCTTTGCCGCCGCATACCAGCGGGATGGATCTCATAATGCCGCGCTTACCGTGCTGCACGGCATCGACGATGGAACGCTCCCAGAGGCAGTCGTCCTCGACTACGTTCTCGCAGAAACCCTCAACGGCCTCACGACCCACGCCGGCCACGACACAGCCATAGATCTCCTCGATCGCATCGAAGAAAACGACCGCTTCCACATCGACTCACTCACCACCGACGCCCTCGCGACAGGAAAGGCCCTCTTTCGCCAACCCGAACCCTCTCCTTCGTTGACGCCTGCAGTGTCGCGTATATGCAAACCGAGGAGTTCGGCTACCAGTATACGTTTGACGACGGTTTTGACGCTGTCGAGGATGTCTATGGGCTCGATACAGTAACGAATCCTCTACGATCCGAACTGACGCTGGCTGACACCACAGCTGGCGACGACGTTCGGTCTCAGCAGAGTCAGACCTCCTAGTGGCCGTCGGCC from Halobellus litoreus encodes:
- a CDS encoding GbsR/MarR family transcriptional regulator, with the protein product MNEDDRTVARERIIESMEQSAEVYGLSRSAGRIYGVLYFSKEPLSIPDLVEETGYAKSTISNVTRTLTRIGLIHRRSSEGGGRRVQYSAEREIWFILQDVFQQYVQREIQTTLRTIQRAQAQLPEDSETETEQIEKLQQTYEDLQEIVTLASSFTAAELREALESYDR
- a CDS encoding AbrB/MazE/SpoVT family DNA-binding domain-containing protein, translating into MSSDRIDGESKVSGNQANIPTRIRRELGIDDSDQLRWHLEDDGSIRVQVIQQQTGTFADFDGYAGEESTDVTSDHDA